A stretch of Lathyrus oleraceus cultivar Zhongwan6 chromosome 6, CAAS_Psat_ZW6_1.0, whole genome shotgun sequence DNA encodes these proteins:
- the LOC127097067 gene encoding pentatricopeptide repeat-containing protein At3g48810, which produces MAMYLRDGCSLLLKLRKSPIPFVLTTNPISNPDKPNLNPSPIPESQVIQVLKHEPDIVSSLEYFKSLANSGTFKHTHSTYQIMIEKLGRNNEMDAVQYLLQQMKLESVPCSEELFISVMDSYRGAKLGEQGLKMFYRIREFGCKPSVKIYNHLLDALLGENMFKMISPLYKNMKGEGLEPNVFTYNILLKALCKNGKVDGACKLLEEMSNKGCPPDDISYTTIISSMCKLGEVDKAKELAMRFEPVVSVYNALIHGVCKGYRINEAFDLMKEMVGKGVDPNVVSYSTVISCLSDMGDVDLSLAVFAQMFVRGCSANVHTFTSLIKGYFVRGRLGDALGLWNLMIREGVKPNVVSYNTLIHGLCSNGRMDKVVSVWNQMEKDFVRPNVTTYSTIIHGFAKSGDLISACEIWNKMINCGCRPNVVAYTCMVDILCQMSMFDQAFDLIDNMISDGCPPTVVTFNNFIKGLCRRGRVEWAMSVLDQMEKYECLPNIRTYNELLDGLFRANAFREACGLIRELEERKMELNCVTYNTIMYGLSFQGMHQQVLQLLGKMLVNGVKPDDITVNITINAYCKLGKVRTAIKVLDNITAEKEFCADIITHTIILWGICNWLGTEEASVYLHEMLNKGIFPNIATWNVLVRGFFSNLGHMGPIRILDDILET; this is translated from the coding sequence ATGGCAATGTATTTGAGAGATGGTTGTTCCTTATTACTGAAACTTCGCAAATCTCCAATCCCATTTGTTTTAACCACAAACCCAATTTCAAATCCTGACAAACCCAACCTCAATCCCTCTCCAATTCCAGAATCCCAAGTTATACAAGTACTGAAACATGAACCTGACATTGTTTCATCACTTGAATACTTCAAATCTTTAGCAAATTCAGGAACTTTCAAACACACCCATTCAACATACCAAATCATGATTGAAAAGCTTGGAAGAAACAATGAAATGGATGCTGTTCAGTATCTTTTGCAACAGATGAAGCTAGAAAGTGTACCTTGTTCTGAAGAGTTGTTCATTTCTGTGATGGATTCGTATAGAGGAGCAAAGTTGGGTGAACAAGGTTTGAAAATGTTTTATAGGATTAGGGAATTTGGGTGTAAGCCTAGTGTTAAGATATATAATCATCTTTTGGATGCTTTGCTTGGTGAAAACATGTTTAAGATGATTAGTCCTCTTTATAAAAACATGAAAGGTGAAGGATTGGAACCGAATGTTTTTACGTATAATATTCTTCTTAAGGCGCTTTGTAAAAATGGGAAGGTTGATGGTGCCTGCAAGCTGCTTGAGGAAATGTCTAATAAGGGTTGTCCTCCCGATGATATTAGCTACACTACTATAATCTCGTCTATGTGTAAATTGGGTGAAGTGGATAAAGCGAAAGAGCTAGCTATGAGATTTGAACCTGTAGTGTCGGTTTATAATGCTTTGATTCATGGAGTGTGTAAGGGATATAGGATTAACGAGGCGTTTGATTTGATGAAAGAGATGGTGGGTAAAGGGGTTGACCCGAATGTTGTTAGTTACTCGACGGTTATTAGTTGTCTTTCTGATATGGGGGACGTTGACTTGTCGCTTGCAGTTTTTGCGCAAATGTTTGTGAGAGGATGCAGTGCTAATGTTCATACATTTACTTCTTTGATAAAAGGTTATTTTGTGCGAGGGAGACTCGGCGATGCTCTTGGTTTGTGGAATCTCATGATTCGAGAGGGAGTTAAGCCAAATGTAGTCTCGTACAACACTCTTATACACGGTCTTTGCTCCAATGGGAGGATGGATAAGGTGGTATCGGTATGGAATCAGATGGAGAAAGATTTTGTCCGTCCAAACGTAACCACATATAGCACTATCATTCACGGCTTTGCGAAATCTGGGGATTTGATTAGCGCTTGTGAAATATGGAACAAGATGATAAATTGTGGTTGTCGTCCAAATGTTGTGGCGTACACCTGCATGGTGGATATCCTTTGTCAGATGTCTATGTTTGATCAAGCTTTTGATCTTATTGATAATATGATTTCCGATGGTTGTCCTCCAACTGTTGTTACATTCAACAACTTTATCAAGGGCTTGTGTCGTCGCGGAAGAGTAGAATGGGCGATGAGTGTGCTTGATCAAATGGAGAAATATGAATGTTTACCTAACATCAGAACATATAACGAGTTATTGGATGGCCTCTTTAGGGCGAACGCATTCAGAGAGGCTTGTGGACTTATAAGAGAGTTGGAAGAAAGGAAAATGGAGTTAAATTGTGTCACTTACAACACTATCATGTATGGTTTATCTTTTCAAGGAATGCATCAACAAGTTTTGCAGCTTTTGGGGAAAATGTTGGTAAATGGAGTTAAGCCAGATGACATTACAGTGAATATAACTATTAATGCATATTGTAAGCTGGGTAAGGTTAGAACAGCTATCAAGGTTTTGGATAATATCACTGCTGAAAAGGAATTTTGTGCAGACATAATAACACATACTATTATTTTGTGGGGTATCTGTAATTGGTTAGGCACTGAAGAGGCTAGTGTGTATCTTCATGAAATGTTGAATAAAGGAATCTTTCCCAATATTGCCACTTGGAATGTGTTGGTTCGAGGCTTCTTTAGTAACTTGGGTCATATGGGACCAATCCGCATTTTGGATGATATACTGGAAACTTGA